A region of Domibacillus sp. DTU_2020_1001157_1_SI_ALB_TIR_016 DNA encodes the following proteins:
- a CDS encoding STAS domain-containing protein: protein MSFFKTVGQLLQNNSAEIAAEINKALDNEYHSLLDEGGLSNETMTQRRTHLIELIGTAILNQHDPGVAEEIADWTRETALAAVEQGIQVEELIHSLRSYKKTIWNYLQNKIDIDQTKASIVMQVHYLIEDILDQVLLVYNAGYINFYEQRIDSAKKAFNEVSFPVVALSDKVAILPLIGELDEERASIILENVLPKCKDLKIDELILDLSGVPRIDTISANTLFQLKDSLAIIGISLTFTGIKPELAVPMVNLGIPINKLHIKGTLKNAIATSKVL from the coding sequence ATGTCATTTTTTAAAACAGTAGGACAGCTCTTGCAAAATAATAGTGCTGAGATAGCGGCAGAAATTAACAAAGCCTTAGATAATGAATATCATTCCTTGCTTGATGAAGGCGGTCTTTCAAATGAGACGATGACGCAACGGCGGACACACTTAATTGAATTGATTGGAACAGCTATTTTAAATCAGCACGATCCCGGTGTAGCAGAGGAAATAGCGGACTGGACCAGGGAAACGGCTCTAGCAGCTGTTGAGCAAGGAATACAGGTAGAAGAGCTTATCCACTCCCTTCGTTCTTATAAAAAAACCATCTGGAACTACCTTCAGAATAAAATCGACATCGATCAAACAAAAGCTTCTATCGTGATGCAAGTACATTACTTAATAGAGGATATTCTTGATCAAGTCCTTCTTGTTTATAATGCTGGCTATATCAATTTCTACGAACAGAGGATAGACTCTGCCAAAAAAGCCTTTAATGAAGTTTCTTTTCCTGTAGTAGCTCTATCAGATAAAGTAGCGATTCTCCCTTTAATCGGCGAATTGGATGAAGAAAGAGCCAGCATTATATTAGAAAATGTACTGCCTAAATGCAAAGATTTAAAAATTGATGAGCTGATTTTAGACTTATCAGGGGTTCCTCGTATCGATACAATATCGGCTAATACGTTATTTCAGTTAAAAGACTCTCTTGCAATCATCGGTATTTCTTTGACCTTCACCGGCATAAAACCCGAACTGGCTGTACCTATGGTCAACTTGGGGATTCCGATTAACAAGCTTCATATAAAAGGCACCTTAAAAAATGCGATTGCTACGTCCAAAGTGCTGTAA
- a CDS encoding STAS domain-containing protein has product MTERLNPALDIRFQDFEEAAVRVLQIMAEFIHVNTLFIARNDGKTNRMIKVLNKSEKLVNEGDERPFPEAYCSLSVEHGEQVLVIPDVKQHKETKNMDVTKKLGGGTFIAIPINYKDGKNYGTICGLDTGKQTFTEKQIKMFETMSALLSYVLELDYTNKQLFTISAPVVKVAKGIAILPVVGDIDEQRAESIIEKALFKSRELELECLIVDLSGILHINHTVVASLLKISTVLKLVGVDCIVTGLRPDLAMKAVQMNADLKDMVFEKDLEKALQKIGFELK; this is encoded by the coding sequence ATGACAGAAAGATTAAATCCAGCCCTGGATATTCGTTTTCAAGATTTTGAAGAAGCAGCGGTCCGGGTGCTTCAAATCATGGCGGAATTCATCCACGTGAATACTTTATTTATTGCCCGCAACGATGGCAAAACGAACCGCATGATAAAGGTATTAAACAAAAGTGAAAAGCTTGTGAATGAAGGGGATGAACGCCCATTCCCCGAAGCGTACTGCAGCTTAAGTGTGGAACATGGCGAACAGGTTCTTGTCATTCCAGACGTGAAACAGCATAAAGAAACAAAAAACATGGACGTTACAAAGAAACTTGGCGGCGGGACGTTTATTGCCATTCCGATTAATTATAAAGATGGAAAAAACTACGGAACGATTTGCGGCCTCGATACAGGAAAGCAAACATTTACAGAAAAACAAATTAAGATGTTTGAGACGATGTCTGCTCTTTTATCGTACGTGCTAGAGCTTGATTACACGAACAAGCAGTTATTTACCATATCGGCACCGGTTGTAAAGGTCGCAAAAGGCATTGCGATTTTGCCCGTTGTAGGTGATATAGATGAACAGCGCGCAGAAAGCATTATCGAAAAAGCGCTTTTTAAAAGCCGCGAATTAGAGCTTGAGTGCCTCATTGTGGACTTGTCCGGCATTTTGCATATAAATCATACAGTTGTAGCTTCACTTTTAAAAATCTCCACAGTTTTAAAGCTGGTAGGTGTAGACTGCATAGTGACCGGCTTGCGTCCTGACTTAGCTATGAAAGCCGTTCAAATGAATGCAGATTTAAAAGACATGGTGTTTGAAAAAGATTTGGAGAAAGCATTACAGAAAATTGGCTTCGAATTGAAATGA
- a CDS encoding ROK family transcriptional regulator, whose translation MNEMFATPKSMKKVILYRIRKALLEMGGATKAELSEKLNISFPTISKFLTQMEKDGELKLLGLDDSSGGRRAKRYAYNPEFRLGLAIFLEREETHYTIFNCLGEIKKQGKAGSVLAGGLPMLTVCIEDIMRQYSNIRAIAIGVPGSVENGRVFFIPGYEQFQQVDLKEYYETHFSMPVVVENDMNAAVLGYQREKTTQTNSSFIYLYFGQNGPGAGILVNGNIVRGSTFFSGEVSFVPQYDHRNFQEALGTKRSSGYSGQQIDAISRLVAAFVSILNPRAIIFCEEEADKALMEQILAQTAKYVPVEHLPELIVSDLKQDYLYGLQSLGLDLIINETGLPST comes from the coding sequence ATGAACGAGATGTTTGCCACTCCAAAATCCATGAAAAAGGTGATTCTTTACCGCATTCGTAAAGCCTTATTGGAGATGGGAGGAGCGACCAAAGCAGAACTCAGCGAAAAGTTAAACATTAGTTTTCCGACCATCAGCAAGTTTCTCACGCAGATGGAAAAAGACGGAGAGCTGAAGCTGCTTGGCCTTGATGATTCGAGCGGCGGCCGTAGAGCGAAACGGTATGCATACAATCCTGAATTCCGACTTGGTTTAGCCATTTTTCTGGAGAGGGAAGAAACCCACTATACGATCTTCAATTGCCTGGGCGAGATCAAGAAACAAGGAAAAGCAGGCAGTGTTTTAGCAGGAGGTTTACCGATGCTGACCGTCTGCATAGAAGACATCATGCGCCAGTATTCCAACATACGCGCGATTGCCATTGGCGTACCTGGCTCGGTGGAAAATGGCCGCGTTTTTTTTATACCGGGCTATGAACAGTTTCAGCAGGTTGACTTAAAAGAATACTATGAAACGCACTTTTCTATGCCTGTTGTGGTTGAGAATGATATGAACGCAGCGGTCCTCGGTTACCAACGGGAGAAGACTACGCAAACCAATTCATCATTTATTTATTTGTATTTTGGACAAAACGGCCCAGGGGCTGGCATTTTGGTGAATGGGAATATTGTACGTGGAAGCACATTTTTCTCCGGAGAAGTTTCCTTCGTACCGCAATACGATCACCGAAACTTTCAGGAAGCATTGGGAACCAAGCGTTCTTCCGGTTATAGCGGTCAGCAGATAGATGCTATTAGCCGCCTGGTGGCTGCGTTTGTTTCCATCCTTAACCCCCGTGCCATTATATTTTGCGAAGAAGAAGCCGATAAAGCTTTGATGGAACAGATTTTGGCTCAAACTGCAAAGTACGTTCCGGTGGAGCACCTTCCGGAATTGATTGTGAGTGACTTGAAGCAGGATTATCTATATGGATTGCAAAGTCTGGGGCTGGACTTAATCATCAATGAAACAGGGCTGCCTTCTACGTAA
- a CDS encoding DUF1349 domain-containing protein — protein MDSLMILLEEFNHKDINKGLKWFSPPQHWSHDSESAAFMIRTDKQTDFWQKTHYGFEADNGHFFYYDVNEDFRLTTKVHSKPKNRYDQAGLMVRFSKDTWVKTSVEYIPGGKSKLGAVVTKQGYSDWSSQAFSQENFSLYYRITKKENNFYVEYSVDGDVWTQIRMTHLPKATYVQAGIYACSPQGEGYEAAFDFIKIEKVHDQTTVYE, from the coding sequence ATGGACAGCCTGATGATATTGTTAGAAGAATTTAACCACAAAGACATAAACAAAGGACTTAAATGGTTTTCGCCTCCCCAGCATTGGAGTCATGATTCCGAAAGTGCCGCTTTCATGATCAGAACGGACAAGCAAACGGACTTTTGGCAGAAGACGCATTATGGATTCGAAGCTGATAATGGGCATTTTTTCTACTATGATGTAAACGAAGACTTTCGGTTAACGACAAAAGTACATTCAAAACCCAAAAATCGATATGACCAGGCCGGCTTAATGGTGAGATTCTCCAAAGATACATGGGTAAAAACGTCTGTTGAGTATATACCGGGCGGAAAGAGTAAATTAGGGGCTGTGGTTACAAAGCAAGGATATTCTGATTGGTCCAGTCAGGCCTTTTCCCAAGAAAACTTTTCTCTTTACTACAGAATCACAAAAAAAGAAAACAACTTTTACGTTGAGTACTCAGTGGATGGTGATGTCTGGACTCAAATCAGAATGACCCATTTACCCAAAGCAACCTACGTCCAGGCTGGCATTTATGCCTGCAGCCCTCAGGGAGAAGGATACGAGGCAGCATTTGACTTTATAAAAATTGAAAAAGTCCATGATCAGACAACAGTATACGAGTAA
- a CDS encoding VOC family protein codes for MYFDGISNEKYVNQAKGFESYFISFGMGNARLEIMRKTGINQLQAENMTGWAHVAFSVGSKEPVNYKTEQLRDAGYEVAGNPRVTGNGYYESVIKDLEGNLVEITV; via the coding sequence ATGTATTTTGACGGAATATCCAACGAAAAGTACGTGAATCAGGCTAAAGGATTTGAGTCCTATTTTATTTCCTTTGGAATGGGCAATGCAAGGCTCGAGATTATGCGTAAAACAGGGATCAATCAACTTCAGGCTGAAAATATGACTGGGTGGGCCCATGTGGCATTTTCAGTAGGAAGCAAAGAACCGGTAAATTATAAAACGGAGCAACTTCGGGATGCTGGCTATGAGGTAGCCGGAAACCCGCGTGTTACCGGCAATGGCTACTATGAAAGTGTTATTAAAGATCTAGAAGGAAACCTTGTTGAAATTACGGTCTAA
- the rpoN gene encoding RNA polymerase factor sigma-54 yields MLHMQMLQNQSIQLKISPELSQAISMLQYSAEELLSFLQEKAEENPLIEIDELIDYSFLPSHPSSNTQADPLEFIAAEDIHLTDYLLEQLLFFDLSPDEKRLTTYLIQCLDENGYLQEDENEMALRLHTTQSEVERCLELIQSLEPAGVGARNLQECLLLQLENIHMHTPLAEHILSTHFEDFAYRKWSKLARLLEVDIKQIQHLHETILTLDPKPGLSYSNQGIPAVIPDYTVQFQNGKLFVTKNGQGNWNISLNKAYETMLRQNKKTEEGSYLREKYKEFQWIQNGLNTRNTTIHNVVLSLADCQKSFFQKGPEYLKPLTMKELAAYLNVHQSTISRAVRNKYVHTPFGVFELRSFFTGSTQAVNQEEVSSNRVKLFIKQIVETENKYNPLSDQQIAAMLKLKHEINISRRTVAKYRDELRILSSSKRKQFSASGAI; encoded by the coding sequence ATGCTACACATGCAAATGCTTCAGAACCAATCAATTCAATTAAAAATTTCACCAGAGCTGTCACAAGCGATCTCTATGCTGCAGTATTCAGCAGAAGAGCTTCTGTCTTTCTTGCAAGAAAAAGCGGAAGAAAATCCGTTAATCGAAATCGACGAGCTTATAGATTATTCCTTCCTGCCCAGTCATCCTTCTTCTAATACCCAAGCTGATCCTTTGGAGTTTATCGCCGCAGAGGACATACATTTAACAGACTACTTATTAGAGCAGCTGCTTTTTTTTGATTTATCTCCTGACGAAAAGCGCTTAACGACTTATCTCATTCAGTGCCTTGATGAGAACGGTTATCTTCAGGAAGATGAAAATGAAATGGCTCTTCGCCTTCACACAACGCAGTCAGAAGTAGAAAGATGTCTCGAGCTTATTCAAAGTTTGGAGCCAGCTGGGGTGGGAGCACGCAATTTGCAGGAGTGTTTACTTCTCCAGCTTGAGAACATACATATGCACACGCCTCTTGCTGAACACATTCTTTCCACTCACTTTGAAGATTTTGCTTATCGAAAATGGTCCAAGCTTGCAAGGCTTTTAGAAGTCGATATCAAGCAAATTCAGCACCTTCATGAAACGATTTTAACATTAGATCCAAAGCCTGGCCTTTCTTATTCAAACCAAGGGATCCCAGCTGTGATACCGGATTATACCGTTCAGTTTCAGAACGGAAAGTTATTCGTGACAAAGAACGGACAGGGCAATTGGAATATCAGCTTAAACAAAGCGTATGAAACTATGTTACGTCAAAACAAAAAGACAGAAGAAGGTTCTTATTTACGGGAAAAGTATAAAGAATTTCAATGGATTCAAAATGGGCTAAATACTCGAAATACTACTATACATAACGTTGTACTCAGCTTAGCAGACTGTCAAAAAAGTTTTTTTCAAAAAGGACCTGAATATTTAAAGCCCCTTACAATGAAAGAGCTCGCCGCTTACTTAAATGTTCATCAATCTACCATCAGCCGGGCGGTTAGAAATAAATATGTCCACACACCCTTTGGCGTATTTGAATTGAGGTCTTTTTTTACAGGTAGCACTCAGGCGGTTAACCAGGAGGAAGTATCATCAAATCGAGTAAAGCTGTTTATTAAACAAATCGTCGAAACAGAAAATAAATACAATCCGCTGTCCGATCAGCAGATTGCGGCTATGCTGAAGCTGAAACATGAAATAAATATTTCGAGAAGAACAGTAGCCAAGTACCGCGATGAGTTAAGAATTTTGTCTTCTTCCAAACGAAAGCAGTTTTCGGCAAGTGGAGCTATTTAA
- a CDS encoding amino acid permease: MKEHHQQELKRTMKTRHLFMISLGGVIGSGLFLGSGYTINQAGAGGAILAFLVGGFVMYLTMVCLGELAVAMPVSGSFQTYTTKFIGPGVGFALGWTYWLGWAVTVALEFLAAGQLMGRWFPDTPTWIWCAVFAVLLFSLNALSAKAFGEAEFWFSGIKIVAILLFIILGGAAMFGLIDMKGGQEAPFFSNYASDGLLPHGVTALLITMIAVNFSFQGTELIGIAAGESENPEKTIPKSIKQSVWRTLVFFVLSIFVLAGLIPSDQAGVTESPFVLVLDSIGIPYAADIMNFVILTALLSVGNSGLYAASRMLYSLSKEGMAAPALARVNKKGIPMNSLILTLGIALLSLLSGFFAEETVFLWLLSIAGLGAQVGWISITASQIAFRRKYVREGGNVADLKFKAPLYPFFPLLGLVLNCAVLVSMAFNPDQRLALYCGVPFMLACYAIYHLKIKKNQAIEKEQQEIQLSADRKMLL; this comes from the coding sequence ATGAAGGAACATCATCAACAAGAGTTGAAACGAACCATGAAAACCAGGCATTTATTTATGATCTCACTCGGAGGGGTCATCGGCTCTGGATTGTTCCTCGGATCGGGTTATACGATTAATCAAGCCGGGGCCGGAGGAGCCATTTTAGCGTTTTTAGTCGGCGGCTTTGTCATGTATTTAACGATGGTCTGCCTCGGGGAACTGGCAGTGGCCATGCCGGTATCCGGCTCTTTTCAAACCTATACAACGAAATTTATCGGACCCGGCGTAGGCTTTGCTCTCGGCTGGACGTACTGGCTCGGCTGGGCCGTTACGGTTGCCCTGGAGTTTCTGGCTGCCGGACAGCTGATGGGCAGATGGTTTCCTGATACACCGACATGGATTTGGTGTGCGGTGTTTGCCGTTCTGCTCTTCTCACTCAACGCCCTATCGGCCAAGGCATTTGGGGAAGCGGAATTCTGGTTCTCCGGCATTAAAATTGTGGCAATCCTTTTGTTTATTATTCTCGGCGGCGCGGCGATGTTTGGACTGATTGACATGAAAGGCGGCCAGGAAGCACCCTTTTTCTCGAATTATGCTTCGGACGGCCTGCTTCCACACGGCGTCACTGCCCTGCTGATTACGATGATTGCAGTTAACTTCTCGTTTCAGGGAACTGAATTAATCGGGATTGCGGCTGGGGAAAGTGAAAACCCGGAAAAAACGATTCCGAAGTCGATCAAACAGTCGGTGTGGCGCACCCTTGTATTCTTTGTCTTATCGATTTTTGTCCTGGCCGGCTTAATTCCTTCGGACCAGGCAGGTGTAACGGAAAGCCCGTTTGTGTTGGTGCTCGACAGCATCGGTATTCCGTATGCGGCTGATATTATGAACTTTGTTATTTTGACGGCTCTTTTATCGGTTGGAAACTCGGGCCTGTATGCGGCTTCCCGCATGCTGTACTCGCTTTCGAAAGAAGGCATGGCTGCTCCTGCCCTGGCAAGAGTAAACAAAAAAGGCATTCCGATGAACTCGCTTATTTTGACGCTTGGCATCGCCCTTCTATCGCTGTTATCCGGCTTTTTTGCAGAAGAAACGGTTTTTCTCTGGCTGCTTTCTATTGCCGGGCTCGGCGCCCAGGTCGGCTGGATTTCTATCACCGCTTCCCAGATTGCGTTTCGCAGGAAATATGTCCGGGAAGGCGGCAATGTAGCAGACTTGAAATTCAAAGCCCCTCTTTATCCGTTTTTCCCGCTGCTGGGCCTTGTGCTGAACTGCGCTGTCCTCGTCAGCATGGCATTTAATCCAGATCAGCGGCTTGCCCTTTACTGCGGGGTTCCATTTATGCTGGCCTGCTATGCGATCTACCACCTGAAGATCAAGAAAAACCAGGCGATTGAAAAAGAGCAGCAGGAGATTCAGTTGTCAGCTGATAGAAAGATGCTTCTTTAA